In Salinigranum marinum, one DNA window encodes the following:
- a CDS encoding pyridoxamine 5'-phosphate oxidase family protein, whose translation MKLTGAWDRPAVDDFLTTTVPVRLSCRTPDEHLWMLSLWYLWEDDALWCATGTDADVVRYLQADDEVAFEVSTNDPPYRGVRGRGRATIEPDEEKTLLRRLLERYLGGTDSPLAERLLDSARDEVRIRIAPVRVHSWDYSGRMGDA comes from the coding sequence ATGAAGCTCACCGGGGCCTGGGACCGGCCCGCAGTGGACGACTTCCTGACGACGACTGTCCCGGTTCGGCTGTCGTGTCGGACCCCGGACGAACACCTCTGGATGCTCTCGCTGTGGTATCTCTGGGAGGACGACGCGCTGTGGTGTGCGACCGGGACGGACGCCGACGTCGTCCGCTACCTCCAGGCCGACGACGAGGTGGCGTTCGAGGTGTCGACGAACGACCCCCCGTACAGAGGTGTGCGCGGGCGCGGACGCGCGACGATCGAGCCCGACGAGGAGAAGACGCTCCTCCGGCGACTGCTCGAGAGGTATCTGGGCGGGACCGACTCCCCGCTCGCCGAGCGCTTGCTCGACTCCGCCCGCGACGAGGTGCGGATCCGGATCGCCCCCGTCCGCGTCCACAGCTGGGACTACTCGGGGCGGATGGGCGACGCCTGA
- a CDS encoding NUDIX hydrolase gives MDPDHSEGADDLAWQLLGSAIDYSCPGFDVRRDDVRLPDGTDADYHYVDEPPAVVVLPFTPEGDVVVIEEWRQAVGRVSRGLPAGTTEETDDDLATAARRELAEETGYEAREIEPLLSAEPINGVANVVHHYFVARDCTPTGEQDLDFNESIRVSTTAYDDLLRTALDGEIRDGRTLLGVFAYELRGDD, from the coding sequence ATGGATCCGGACCACTCCGAGGGAGCCGACGATCTCGCGTGGCAACTGCTGGGATCGGCGATCGACTACTCCTGCCCGGGCTTCGACGTCCGACGCGACGACGTCCGCCTGCCCGACGGCACCGACGCCGACTACCACTACGTCGACGAACCGCCCGCGGTCGTCGTCCTCCCGTTCACCCCGGAGGGCGACGTCGTCGTCATCGAGGAGTGGCGACAGGCGGTCGGGCGCGTGAGTCGGGGGCTCCCCGCCGGCACCACGGAGGAGACCGACGACGACCTGGCGACGGCGGCACGCCGCGAACTCGCCGAGGAGACGGGGTACGAGGCCCGAGAGATCGAACCACTGCTCAGCGCCGAACCGATCAACGGCGTCGCCAACGTCGTCCATCACTACTTCGTCGCCCGCGACTGTACCCCGACGGGCGAGCAGGACCTCGATTTCAACGAGAGCATCCGCGTGTCGACGACCGCCTACGACGACCTCCTCCGGACGGCGCTCGACGGCGAGATCCGCGACGGCCGGACGCTCCTCGGCGTCTTCGCGTACGAACTCCGCGGCGACGACTGA
- a CDS encoding aryl-sulfate sulfotransferase produces the protein MDPPASTANRLLVAALVVLVVPLAVSSLTAPTIGATDTADGTAGPPRTLVGSQGGGTGLHEDGSVYLLTGSETDWREGSADSYFDVTMTDDGRVLAGFMHSGYTDCGPYESPCTHTGYRVIDPAGGEPAVVEEYSFPVRTRGNSEVHDVEPLPSGELVMTDMDAERVFTIDGDGETTWEWRASDFYDAPDDPTTADWLHINDVDFLGEDRFLVSVRNANQLLIVERGAGVVEVINEDTDDSDDGDCTQFAQLADTDGDGDVRCGDPDLLDHQHNPQWLGEGAVLVADSENNRIVELHRSDGEWEAAWTLRRAEGVAFSWPRDADRLPNGNTLVTDSANQRIVEVNESGETVWSYRTPLIPYEAERLPDGETVGATLYGSPGDTSDAGEVPLLSSVLQIVRTSLPIPFWVSELHVGTTLLAIVLGLAGGGLSLRERIRRRTE, from the coding sequence ATGGACCCTCCGGCCAGTACCGCGAACCGCCTCCTCGTGGCGGCGCTCGTCGTCCTCGTCGTCCCGCTAGCCGTCAGCTCCCTCACCGCGCCGACGATCGGCGCGACCGACACCGCCGACGGGACGGCGGGTCCACCACGCACGCTCGTCGGCTCACAGGGCGGTGGGACGGGTCTCCACGAGGACGGGAGCGTCTACCTGCTCACCGGCTCGGAGACCGACTGGCGGGAGGGGTCGGCGGACTCGTACTTCGACGTCACGATGACCGACGACGGCCGCGTCCTCGCGGGCTTCATGCACTCGGGCTACACCGACTGCGGCCCCTACGAGTCGCCCTGCACGCACACGGGCTACCGCGTCATTGACCCCGCCGGCGGGGAGCCGGCGGTCGTCGAGGAGTACTCCTTCCCTGTCAGAACGCGCGGGAACAGCGAGGTCCACGACGTCGAACCCCTGCCGTCGGGGGAGCTCGTCATGACGGACATGGACGCCGAACGGGTCTTCACGATCGACGGCGACGGCGAGACGACCTGGGAGTGGCGCGCGAGCGACTTCTACGACGCCCCCGACGACCCCACCACGGCCGACTGGCTCCACATAAACGACGTCGACTTTCTGGGCGAGGACCGCTTTCTCGTCTCCGTCCGCAACGCCAACCAGCTCCTGATCGTCGAGCGCGGTGCGGGCGTCGTCGAGGTGATCAACGAGGACACCGACGACAGCGACGACGGCGACTGCACGCAGTTCGCCCAACTCGCCGACACGGACGGCGACGGCGACGTGCGCTGTGGCGATCCAGACCTGTTGGACCACCAGCACAACCCGCAGTGGCTCGGCGAGGGGGCGGTTCTGGTGGCGGACTCCGAGAACAACCGGATCGTCGAACTCCACCGCTCGGACGGCGAGTGGGAGGCGGCGTGGACGCTCCGGCGGGCAGAGGGCGTCGCCTTCTCGTGGCCGCGCGACGCCGACCGCCTCCCCAACGGGAACACGCTCGTCACCGATTCGGCGAACCAGCGGATCGTCGAGGTGAACGAGTCGGGCGAGACCGTCTGGAGCTACCGGACGCCGCTCATCCCCTACGAGGCCGAACGGCTCCCCGACGGCGAGACGGTCGGTGCGACGCTGTACGGCTCGCCCGGCGACACGTCCGATGCCGGGGAGGTACCGCTCCTCTCGTCCGTCCTCCAGATCGTCCGGACCAGCCTCCCGATCCCGTTCTGGGTCTCGGAGCTCCACGTCGGGACGACGCTGCTGGCGATCGTGCTCGGGCTCGCGGGCGGCGGGCTCTCGCTCCGCGAGCGGATCCGGCGTCGCACCGAATGA
- a CDS encoding oxidoreductase: MPRSQGWTAVEMPDIDGQTVIVTGANSGLGYEATRAFARVGARVILACRSVDRGEAAAAEIEREVAGADLSVRELDLASLSSVRAFADGFDGDLHALCNNAGVMALPRSETTEGFETQFGVNHLGHFALTGLLFDRLRETAATAGDVRVVTHASGLHERGEIDFDDLQGERDYDRWEAYAQSKLANVLFAYELDRRLGDSGIDDVTSVACHPGYAATNLQRRGPEAEGSRLKAALMTVANAVFAQSAARGALPLLYAATAPDVDGGDYVGPGGLLNMRGTPEKQRSSERSYDRRTAARLWDVSENLTGVTYGFTEKATGETP, from the coding sequence ATGCCACGGAGCCAGGGATGGACGGCCGTCGAGATGCCCGACATCGACGGGCAGACGGTGATCGTGACGGGCGCGAACAGCGGGCTGGGCTACGAGGCGACGCGGGCGTTCGCCCGTGTCGGTGCGCGCGTGATCCTGGCCTGTCGAAGCGTCGACCGGGGGGAGGCGGCCGCCGCCGAGATCGAACGCGAGGTCGCCGGTGCCGACCTCTCGGTGCGCGAGCTCGACCTCGCCTCGCTGTCGTCCGTCCGGGCGTTCGCCGATGGCTTCGACGGCGACCTCCACGCGCTCTGCAACAACGCGGGCGTGATGGCGCTCCCGCGGTCGGAGACCACTGAGGGCTTCGAGACGCAGTTCGGCGTCAACCACCTCGGCCACTTCGCGCTCACGGGCCTGCTTTTCGACCGTCTCCGCGAGACCGCCGCGACCGCCGGCGACGTCCGGGTCGTCACCCACGCCAGCGGCCTGCACGAGCGCGGCGAGATCGACTTCGACGACCTACAGGGCGAACGCGACTACGACCGCTGGGAGGCGTACGCCCAGAGCAAACTGGCGAACGTGCTGTTCGCGTACGAACTCGACCGACGGCTCGGGGACTCAGGGATCGACGACGTGACCAGCGTCGCCTGTCACCCGGGGTACGCGGCGACGAACCTCCAGCGCCGGGGCCCCGAGGCCGAGGGCTCGCGGCTCAAGGCCGCGCTGATGACGGTCGCGAACGCGGTGTTCGCCCAGTCGGCGGCGAGAGGTGCGCTCCCGCTGTTGTACGCCGCGACCGCCCCCGACGTCGACGGCGGCGACTACGTCGGGCCGGGCGGGCTGTTGAACATGCGCGGCACTCCCGAAAAACAGCGGTCGAGCGAGCGGTCGTACGATCGACGGACCGCCGCGCGGCTCTGGGATGTCTCCGAAAACCTGACCGGCGTCACGTACGGCTTCACCGAAAAGGCAACCGGTGAGACGCCGTAG
- a CDS encoding CPBP family intramembrane glutamic endopeptidase, with product MSASLDGTSSPLRSLAAALIVAVLGIAVGYALVLGSLMAVRAGGVRITPLGFVVASLVLLQGVAFGGVALGYLRYRGLTTAYLGVRLPSLQDAGTVVVGYVVAIAIAISSAVFVSLAGIQAGSNQAAELGAANPEVLLLLIPASFLLIGPGEELLFRGVVQNRLRETFDAVPAVALASAVFASIHFVALSGGTGARLVSIVILFFPSLVFGAVYEFTENLVVPALVHGAYNATLFTLLYVAIRFGEMQPM from the coding sequence ATGTCCGCGTCCCTCGACGGAACGTCGTCCCCGTTGCGCTCTCTCGCCGCTGCCCTGATCGTCGCCGTTCTGGGTATCGCCGTCGGGTACGCGCTGGTCCTCGGTTCGCTGATGGCGGTCCGTGCCGGCGGCGTCCGGATCACACCGCTCGGGTTCGTCGTCGCCTCGCTCGTCCTCTTGCAGGGGGTCGCCTTCGGCGGCGTCGCGCTCGGCTATCTCCGGTACCGCGGCCTCACGACGGCGTATCTCGGCGTTCGTCTCCCCTCGTTGCAGGACGCGGGCACGGTCGTCGTCGGCTACGTCGTCGCCATCGCCATCGCCATCTCCAGTGCGGTGTTCGTCTCGCTCGCGGGGATCCAAGCCGGCTCGAACCAGGCCGCCGAACTCGGCGCGGCGAACCCCGAAGTGCTTCTCCTCTTGATCCCCGCGTCGTTCCTGCTCATCGGCCCCGGCGAGGAACTGCTGTTCCGCGGCGTGGTCCAGAACCGCCTGCGCGAGACGTTCGACGCCGTGCCGGCCGTCGCCCTCGCCAGCGCCGTCTTCGCCAGCATCCACTTCGTCGCGCTGTCGGGCGGGACGGGGGCGCGACTCGTCTCCATCGTCATCCTCTTCTTCCCGAGCCTGGTGTTCGGCGCGGTGTACGAGTTCACGGAGAACCTCGTCGTGCCGGCGCTGGTCCACGGCGCGTACAACGCGACGCTGTTCACCCTGCTGTACGTCGCTATCCGGTTCGGGGAGATGCAGCCGATGTAG
- the tgtA gene encoding tRNA guanosine(15) transglycosylase TgtA yields MREHFELRHADAAGRIGELTVPRAGVTVETPALMPVINPNIETIPPARLEQAFGAQVLITNSYIIRSTDDLRERALDEGLHSLLDFSGAIVTDSGSFQLAEYGEIDVTTTEIVEFQRDIGSDVGTPVDIPTPPDVSREQAERDLATTEKALADAEAVDTGEMLLNAPIQGSTYPDLRERAARAAADTDLDVFPVGAVVPLMNSYRYAEMIDVVAAAKRGLGPAAPVHLFGAGHPMMFALAAAAGCDLFDSAAYALYARDDRYLTVRGTEHLADLDYLPCECPVCASHTPEELRGFDDAERERLLAEHNLHVSYGELRRVKQAIRRGTLLELVEARARGHPAMVDGYRALLDHAADLERADPVSKDAFFYLSAESARRPEVHRHHDRLDRLSVSGDVLLTEGKGGSAAYDHVWRVVPPFGPHPRELSDSYPLTAEAPDRVDRPAQEMAARGVARLVEANPDATVTLAHDDWDPAALALVPDAVTLRNRVVD; encoded by the coding sequence ATGCGCGAGCACTTCGAACTCCGGCACGCCGACGCCGCCGGCCGGATCGGCGAACTGACGGTTCCTCGGGCCGGCGTCACGGTCGAGACACCGGCGCTCATGCCGGTGATCAACCCCAACATCGAGACGATCCCGCCCGCGCGGTTAGAACAGGCGTTCGGCGCGCAGGTGCTCATCACCAACTCCTACATCATCCGCTCGACGGACGACCTCCGCGAGCGCGCCCTCGACGAGGGGCTGCACTCGCTGTTGGACTTCTCGGGGGCGATCGTCACCGACTCGGGCTCGTTCCAACTCGCGGAGTACGGCGAGATCGACGTCACGACCACGGAGATCGTCGAGTTCCAGCGCGACATCGGTTCCGACGTGGGGACGCCCGTCGACATCCCGACGCCGCCGGACGTCTCCCGCGAGCAGGCCGAACGCGACCTCGCAACGACCGAAAAAGCCCTCGCCGACGCCGAAGCGGTCGACACCGGCGAGATGCTCCTCAACGCGCCCATCCAGGGGTCGACCTACCCCGACCTCCGCGAGCGCGCGGCTCGGGCGGCCGCCGACACCGACCTCGACGTCTTTCCGGTCGGGGCGGTCGTCCCGCTCATGAACTCGTACCGGTACGCCGAGATGATCGACGTCGTCGCCGCCGCCAAGCGCGGGCTCGGGCCGGCCGCCCCGGTCCACCTCTTCGGCGCGGGCCACCCGATGATGTTCGCGCTCGCGGCCGCCGCGGGCTGTGATCTGTTCGACTCGGCGGCGTACGCGCTGTACGCCCGTGACGACCGCTATCTCACCGTCAGGGGCACCGAACACCTCGCCGACCTCGACTACCTCCCCTGTGAGTGCCCGGTGTGTGCGAGCCACACCCCCGAGGAGTTGCGCGGGTTCGACGACGCCGAGCGCGAACGGCTCCTGGCCGAGCACAACCTCCACGTCTCCTACGGCGAACTCCGCCGGGTGAAACAGGCCATCAGGCGCGGCACGCTCCTCGAACTGGTCGAGGCGCGCGCCCGCGGCCACCCCGCGATGGTCGACGGCTACCGCGCGCTCTTAGACCACGCCGCCGACCTCGAACGCGCCGACCCCGTCTCGAAGGACGCGTTCTTCTACCTCTCCGCGGAGAGCGCCCGGCGACCCGAAGTCCACCGACACCACGACCGGCTCGACCGGCTGTCGGTCTCCGGGGACGTCCTCCTCACCGAGGGCAAGGGCGGCTCGGCCGCGTACGACCACGTCTGGCGGGTCGTCCCACCGTTCGGCCCCCACCCCAGGGAGCTGTCGGACTCGTACCCGCTCACTGCCGAGGCGCCCGATCGCGTCGACCGTCCGGCCCAGGAGATGGCCGCCCGCGGCGTCGCACGGCTCGTCGAGGCCAACCCCGACGCGACCGTGACGCTCGCCCACGACGACTGGGACCCCGCGGCGCTCGCGCTCGTCCCCGACGCCGTGACACTCCGGAACCGCGTCGTCGATTGA